Genomic DNA from Coffea arabica cultivar ET-39 chromosome 7e, Coffea Arabica ET-39 HiFi, whole genome shotgun sequence:
AGGGTCGGGTTGGGGCGCCGGGCCCGGACCGCAGGAGATTAGTCGGGCCCCATAAGAATTGATCCGGACAtccctgtgtcgacaaaaaggaaaaaaaaaaaaactaacattCTATTGAATTGAATAAAATTATTCAATAAAACGATTCAAGAACGAAGATCATTTGAGCCCCGGATTACGTACGGTGTGGATATCTTGCCAACAAAAATGAATCCCCAAGTTCAAGTGTGTATGCCAGCTCCATGACGACTTAAACTGCATGCTTTTAAGACGCCACTTGCCGAAGTCATTGATGGATAGGGCGTGAATCGGAATCGAAATcgataatttgaaaatttgaaatcaaaattttttaaaattttggcaTCAGAATTTCTGAtcgaatttgattttgatttcgaaTTCATTCTGAATTTAATTTGGAATTCGTTAATTCTGATTTTACCGAATTCAAgagtataaaaattattattattaataaatgttatattacatatatataaaaatattatatatatatatgaaaacgaatttgaaatcgaaataggaattccgAATCACTAcattcaaaaatataaaaattattattataatataaaaattatattacgtatatataaaaattatatatatatatgaaaaacggATTTGAAATCGAAACAAGAGTTCCGAATTCtgattttgatttcaatttcgaattgtgaattcaaaatcagaatttctaatttaaaaaattttattaccgAATTCGACCCGATTTCCTCTAACTCAAAATCGAATAATCCAATTTTCATTTCGAATTAtcgaattcaaaattttgaattctatTTAAATTCAATCgacaaatcaaaattttttaattttacacGCTCCTATTCGTCGGTAATTAAAGTTtccataataaaaaaaatactagcGTGGTACTGGTAGGAGGCGGTAGTGTCATACTAATAGGTAGGAGCCAAACCCCTAGGCAACTTTCGCCGATTCTACCAACTGTACACTAGAGAGTAGAGGCAAGGGAAGAAATGCAGAATTTCGCCAGATTCACGACATCTAGACGGAATTTTCTCGACAAACCCAAGAACCGTCGTGCCTGGCTCTTTGCTGGTCTTCTCTTAcccatcctcctcctcctcttcttcaCCAGTGCTCCAAAGCACTACCATTCTTTCCGCCGTCTACGACAGCGTCTCCAAGCTCCCCAAGATGGGCAGTGCAAATATGGCACCATTTACGTTTACGACCTTCCTCCGATCTTCAACCAAAAGCTGTTGGATAATTGCTACGATCTAGATCCGTGGACTTCCCTCTGCAAAACTCTCTCCAACGATGGATTTGGCCCAAAAGCCACCGGCCTCGACGGGATTATGCCCAGAGATCTTACTCAAGCTTGGTACTGGACTCACATGTTTTCCGGGGAGGTTATGTTTCATGCGAGGATTTCCAACTACAGGTGCAGAACCTACGACCCAGATTCGGCCACGGCGTTCTACATCCCCTTTTATGCTGGATTAGCAACTGCCAAGTACCTGTACGGTAACTCTAGTGCGAGCGAGCGAGACTCTCAATGCGAGAGCCTGCTCAAGTGGGTCACTGGCCAACCCTCTTGGAAGAGGTCTAAAGGGGCTGACCATTTTATCATGCTGGGAAGGATGTCTTGGGATTTCAGAAGGAACACCGATGAGAAGTGGGGGTCCAGCTTCCTTCTCATGCCTCCCATGAGGCAGACGTTAAAGCTCTCAATCGAGCGTAATCCTTGGGATCGGTCGGAGATCAGCGTTCCTTACCCTACGGGATTTCATCCCAAGTCCAAAGCTGAGCTGGAGAGCTGGCTGAAATTTGTCCGGACCCGCAACCGGTCAAAGCTCTTCACTTACGTTGGTGGAAGACGCAAGAAGATAAAGAACGATTTCAGGGTTTTGTTGTTAGATCAGTGTCGGAAGGAGGCTGATTCGTGCAAAGCGGTGGACTGTTCTAAGACTCCCTGTGCGGAGGGAACGCCGGCGGTTCTGGAGTCGTTTTTGGACTCGAATTTCTGTTTGCAGCCTAGAGGTGATGCTTACACGAGAAGATCCACGTTTGACTGTATGTTAGCGGGTTCGATACCCGTTTTCTTTTGGAAAAGGAGCATCCACGGTCAGTTTGAATGGTTCATGAGGGATGACCCGGAGAGGTTCTCGGTGTTTATAGGTGAGAACAAAGTCAGAAATGGTACTTCCATTAAGAAGATTTTGCAGGGCTATGGTATAGAAGAGATTCAGATGATGAGAGAACGGGTGACTAACTTAATACCTACAATTTTGTATGCTATGCCCGGTGATGATGGGGAGAATAGTAGAGATGCCTTCGAAACAGCTTTTGAAGGGGTGTTACGGCGACTCAAGGAGCAGAAGCAGCTCAGCCAACAATGAGCAATAAAAAATATTGGAGCatggaagaagaaggaaaaaaaaattcaccccGTTTTGCAGAGGTCTAGTTGGTTCGAATTCGATGGAGAAGAAGCTGTCTGGtggtcctcctcctcctccatcaCTTGTGCGTCGTCGAGACTTGAAGACGTCAAGAAGAAGGTTTGATCAATGAAATTCAGATTCCGGTGTTACAAAGCAATGAAATATGGATGGCGTCAATTCAATTCAAGGTTAACATCTCTTTTAGTGTTCTACAAGTGACACTGCAGCAAAATTTATACAAATTGTTAAACGCGATTCGTTTGTTTTCGAGATTTATTCATGTGGTCAACTACATTAGTATTTGTTTAGACAAATTGAAAACGGGTGGCGCGGGGGATTCACGGAGGTAGGAATAGGCGGTGGTGGGCGAATCAAAATACTCTCTGTTCACTGGTCTCAAAAGGGAATTGAATGTTGTGGTGGGTTGGGTAGCAGCAGCCTTAAATGTTAGAAGTAATTAGAAGGACTACCCACTTCCATTCCATATGCGCTAGACAAAATGAAATTCCCCCGGGGTTATGGATAGGAAATTAATTAGTTAACATTCGTTTTAAGTTGTAATCATCATCGTTGTTGACTTCTCTCTGGCTTTTTACTTCACGGTTACTTCTTTTCTTGGTGACTGGTTTTAGTCTTAGGCGTTTAGCAGGTCAAActtggtttttttgttttttttggtgggGAATTTGGCGGAGGTGAAATTCTTTTTCTTCGTTCTTACTTGAATTAATTCCTGTGCTTCTTATTAGTATTAAGTACTCATATGTCCTTACGAATGAAACGGTGAAAATTTCGAGTTAAGCAGGCGTGTATATcgaatttgtgaattttttttgggtggggtGGGTGTCTGCTACGAAATACTCCCTCTATCCTACTTTGATAGTCCAggttcttttttcacacaatttaagaaaaaatagttaattttattggagcaatcaatttaggtagctatttttctaaaatattctcacattaattagagtacaattttatgagaacttgaattgatggtaaaaaaggaataaactctcattaaatggagtaggtttatagtaacaacaacttacattgaataagggtattttagaaaaattaaaatacaactacattcttcaattggaaagtggactacaatttgggacagacgaaaaaggaaaacaggactatcaaagtgagaTGGAGTGAATAATGCAATGTCTACAGGCTCCAAGTGCGTTGTTATTTGGGATTTTGGAGTAAGCCCAAAAAAATGTGAAATCCAACACAGAAAGCAAATCCAGCGGGGTTGGAGAGATCCTCATTTTAGTCCAACTTCAAGGACCCAAGCTATATCAGTAACTAATCAGACTAATCTTGGTTTTTAATCTCACCCTTCaccattacttttttttttcctttctttccttcctgATAAACATCCTTCACCATTACCTAAGCGAGAGAAAATTTGTTGCAATGCAAGTTTCAAGAAATGGATGAAGGCGAATGGCGCATTTTTAGATATCAAATTGAGTGTTACTAATTTTCCTCATTAAGAAACCGTGCGAAAAATGTTGATTAAATTTTGCTATTTATGACGAAAAATTGGGGGAGTCAAACTACATGGAAACAAAACTAGCATGTTTTGGGTAAAAGCAATCTCATCCACGAGGCCGTTCTACTGGTAGACTCCTGGTTTAGGCTGTCCGATGCACCAAAAGGGCCGAAACAAATTACTGGTTTTTGGCGGGGGCCCGACGGGGTGGTgcggatgaaaaatgaaaaagagaaggaaaaaaatcacATGCTAGGCGGAAAAGGAGCCGTAAGTTTTGAAGCCTCCCAAACtttattaaaataaaacaaaaattcaaaaagttcaTATGATGCACTCTGgccaccaaaaaagaaaagaaaacaagagaaaagaaaaagagtttgaaagcGGACGACGTCGTCGAGCTGTTACAGCTCCAAAACCCTACTGGGCATTTCTAAACCTCTTGTTGACGGGCTCAAAATCAGAATAGCACGAGCAACGAAAACATGGCTTGGCGCGGGTCTCTCTCAAGGTCTCTCCTCTCAAATGCAAGAGCTTCCACCGCACGCTCTTCCTCGCCGTCCCTCCCCCGTCTCCGTCCTACTTCGTCAGCTCCTCTTCACGGCCAATACGCTCTTTCTCGCCGCCTCTTCTCTTCCGACCTTCTCAGGTTCCTGCTTCATTCCCTGttacctttctttttttaataaaaaaaatccctGGCCTGTTAAATCTTAATCATGTACACGGTAATTTAAACTTATCTGACTCTCAGGAGCGGCGGTTTTCTCGCTTGCACTCAGTCGCTACTGCCTCTGCACAGCGTGGTAGCCGCCACTCGTCTCACGTCGCACATCGCTGTCGAGGCGCGCACTTGCTGCGAGTTGTCTCAGGGTATCATTTTCTCTCGCACTTGCCCTTGTCGCTAACGCAATATGGCCAATTGCCTAGTATGTGATTTTTCATGTTCATTTCATTTCCGATTCACTTGGATTGAGAAATCTTCAGATTTATCCAAAACACAAATTGTCCACTATCAAACGCATGCAGAAAAAATTTCCATATTCTTAAAATGCTCTTCTTTCGATCTTTCTTCTGTTTGTAAGTTTTAAAGACTTCATCTTAGAAGTCTGAAAAGTCTCTATGAAGGTCAATTAGTAGTAAATTTTGACAAAGTTGCTATTCTGCATGTACTGTGTATACTTGTATTATGTGCTTTGTGAAGGGACCAGTAATAATATGACTGACGGAGCATGAGGGAAGTTTCAGTGATCTGTACTAAATTATTCAACTAGTTGCTGCTGTTGCTAATTCGTATGTTTCCCTTTATCATGGCAATGGGCTTAATGTAGTTAAAATATGATTTACATTCAACCTTGAAATTGTTGAGCATCTGCCGGTTTGAATATTGGGAATGCATGTATCTTTTGCTTCCCCCCATCTTTAGTGCTTGGAAAACCATTACACAATTGCGTTCTGCTCTATAAGACATTTATTTGTCATTTAGTATCCGAGTTTAGGATTTTCACATTATTTGCCAACATCAGATTGTAAAGCTTTGTTTGACTTCTTGTGTACATGTCTAGCCAgtttttgtcattttcttgtcatttatttttaagaaaatgaagaacataTGGAACAAATAGGAAAAGTTCTTGATTGATTTTCGCTGTCCTGCTTAGTTGAATTCATAAACTCTGCTAAGAATGTCTGAGATCTTTATttgtgggtcagtcccgtgcCTTTGGAAGAATA
This window encodes:
- the LOC113701725 gene encoding xyloglucan galactosyltransferase XLT2-like; the encoded protein is MQNFARFTTSRRNFLDKPKNRRAWLFAGLLLPILLLLFFTSAPKHYHSFRRLRQRLQAPQDGQCKYGTIYVYDLPPIFNQKLLDNCYDLDPWTSLCKTLSNDGFGPKATGLDGIMPRDLTQAWYWTHMFSGEVMFHARISNYRCRTYDPDSATAFYIPFYAGLATAKYLYGNSSASERDSQCESLLKWVTGQPSWKRSKGADHFIMLGRMSWDFRRNTDEKWGSSFLLMPPMRQTLKLSIERNPWDRSEISVPYPTGFHPKSKAELESWLKFVRTRNRSKLFTYVGGRRKKIKNDFRVLLLDQCRKEADSCKAVDCSKTPCAEGTPAVLESFLDSNFCLQPRGDAYTRRSTFDCMLAGSIPVFFWKRSIHGQFEWFMRDDPERFSVFIGENKVRNGTSIKKILQGYGIEEIQMMRERVTNLIPTILYAMPGDDGENSRDAFETAFEGVLRRLKEQKQLSQQ